In a single window of the Deltaproteobacteria bacterium genome:
- a CDS encoding DUF983 domain-containing protein produces MNKLLAIIRERCPRCATGPIFARLFKMNRRCPVCGLEFEREQGYFVGAMYFSYALAVAAVLPIIVAMLLLGFTAASIYIVSCLFLVVVSPFLFRYSRVLWIYLDQVIDPR; encoded by the coding sequence GTGAACAAGCTGCTCGCCATCATCCGCGAGCGCTGCCCCCGCTGCGCCACGGGTCCCATCTTCGCGCGCCTCTTCAAGATGAACCGCCGCTGTCCCGTCTGCGGCCTTGAGTTCGAGCGCGAGCAGGGTTACTTTGTCGGCGCCATGTACTTCAGCTACGCATTGGCGGTCGCCGCCGTCCTCCCCATCATCGTCGCCATGCTGCTCCTCGGCTTCACCGCCGCCTCCATCTACATCGTCTCATGCCTGTTTCTGGTCGTGGTGTCCCCGTTCCTGTTCCGCTACTCGCGAGTGCTGTGGATCTATCTCGACCAGGTAATCGATCCGAGGTAG
- a CDS encoding Mut7-C RNAse domain-containing protein produces the protein MQQELKFAADKMLGRLAKWLRIIGQDVIYGQHLSGRGLVRTATQERRIMLTRDRRISRHNPDRTVFIRDDHFRAQLKQVVDDCGLDPFAGLLTRCVECNESLQPITKDQVRDTVPPYVFETQDIFSVCPGCRRVFWPATHQQHMMDELKRLGFVPPGN, from the coding sequence GTGCAACAAGAGCTGAAATTCGCCGCCGACAAGATGCTCGGGCGGCTGGCCAAGTGGCTGCGCATTATCGGGCAGGACGTCATCTACGGCCAGCACCTGTCCGGCCGGGGGCTTGTGCGCACCGCTACCCAGGAACGCCGGATCATGCTGACCCGCGACCGCAGGATATCCCGGCATAACCCGGACCGTACCGTCTTCATCCGGGACGACCACTTCCGGGCGCAGTTGAAGCAGGTGGTGGACGACTGCGGTCTCGACCCCTTTGCGGGGCTCCTGACCCGGTGTGTCGAGTGTAACGAGTCGCTTCAACCCATCACCAAGGACCAGGTCCGGGACACCGTGCCCCCTTACGTCTTCGAAACCCAGGACATCTTTTCGGTGTGTCCCGGCTGCCGGAGGGTCTTCTGGCCCGCCACTCATCAACAGCACATGATGGACGAGCTCAAGCGCCTGGGATTCGTGCCGCCTGGAAATTGA
- a CDS encoding GFA family protein: MAYSGGCDCIKTHSDNDPIDVHTCHCSVCKRVTGQPTTHVAFFAHGDLSVDNLEGLNRQPFNDQNPDGPLELCTCANCGAPIMLDDKMGRIRAVAPNLMGFDSDSMPATYHAFYDPATGVPRPDDGRPVYEGLRPDFVWPDPS; encoded by the coding sequence ATGGCTTATTCTGGAGGGTGCGACTGCATAAAGACTCATTCGGACAACGATCCGATTGACGTCCATACTTGTCACTGCTCCGTGTGCAAGCGCGTTACGGGACAACCCACGACCCATGTCGCGTTTTTCGCTCACGGTGATCTCTCTGTCGACAACCTTGAGGGCTTGAACCGCCAGCCGTTCAACGATCAAAACCCGGATGGTCCTTTGGAACTGTGCACCTGCGCGAACTGCGGAGCACCCATCATGCTCGATGACAAGATGGGGCGCATTCGTGCGGTCGCGCCGAACCTGATGGGCTTTGACTCGGACAGCATGCCGGCGACCTATCACGCCTTCTACGATCCGGCCACCGGTGTCCCGCGGCCGGATGACGGCCGCCCGGTCTACGAAGGGCTTCGGCCGGACTTTGTTTGGCCCGATCCGTCCTGA
- a CDS encoding BrnT family toxin, with the protein MMIGFVEPRFDWNLEKNQQLIEQRGISFERVVSAIEQGGVVEVLDHPNQERYRGQMIYVVDIDGYLHLVPFVMSADGSRFLKTIIPSRKATRDHKRGRS; encoded by the coding sequence ATGATGATTGGTTTTGTGGAGCCTCGCTTTGACTGGAACCTGGAGAAAAACCAGCAACTCATTGAGCAACGGGGTATCTCATTCGAGCGCGTCGTTTCCGCGATCGAGCAGGGCGGTGTGGTGGAGGTCTTGGATCATCCCAATCAGGAGCGGTACCGAGGGCAGATGATCTATGTTGTGGACATCGACGGTTACCTGCATCTTGTGCCCTTCGTAATGTCCGCGGACGGGTCAAGGTTTTTGAAGACGATCATCCCGAGCCGGAAGGCGACGCGGGATCACAAGAGGGGGCGATCGTGA
- a CDS encoding antitoxin — protein sequence MKHGLDAEEREILEHFERGEVTTAPGAEREMKAARQAARNTFNKTRRVNLRVTERDFNLAHARAREEGIPYQTLLSSVIHKYLSGRLTENR from the coding sequence GTGAAGCACGGACTGGACGCTGAAGAGCGGGAGATCCTGGAGCATTTCGAGCGCGGCGAGGTGACGACCGCTCCAGGCGCTGAGCGTGAGATGAAGGCGGCACGTCAAGCGGCTCGCAATACCTTCAACAAGACTCGCAGAGTCAACCTGCGGGTTACCGAACGCGACTTCAACCTTGCGCATGCGCGTGCACGTGAGGAAGGTATCCCGTACCAGACGCTGTTGTCGAGCGTCATTCACAAGTACCTTTCAGGACGGCTGACCGAGAACAGATAA